The segment TAAGCTTAACTCCTTCATTAACAAATATGTCGGGATAAGTCCACCATTAAAAAACATTGTGACAACAAAGATGAACATCAAAAATCGTCTTGCCTTAAAATCCTGCCTTGAAAGCACATATGCTGCTGGCAATGTTAGCAGGAGGTTAACAAATGTCCCTAATACGGTATAAATAATCGTGTTTTTATAGCCGACCCATATTCTTGAATCATTAAATATCTCTTTATAGCCGAACAAGCTGAAGCCTTTCGGATACAGCGTCACTTGCCCTGTTGAGACTAGGGTCGAATCACTGACAGATGCGATGATGACAAAATATAGCGGGTATGCAACCAATAAGAAGATAAATAAACATAAGATTAAAATGATTGTATCAAAAACAATGTCGCTCTTTGTTTTACCTTTTGTGCTGAAAATCTTCATGACTTCCCTCCTTCTTTTGCATGCATCAATAATCGCCTACCATAAGCTAATATTGGAAAACCTTTTGGCTATATAGTTCATTGCGATAAGGAATACGAAATTAATCATTGTGTTAAAAAGGCCGATGGCAGCAGAATAGCTGAACTGGTTTGAGATTATCCCGATTTTATACACATATGTCGCTATGACTTCAGAGACTGGAAGATTAAGAGGATTTTGCATTAAAAAGATTTTTTCAAAGCCGGTATTAAGGATATTCCCCATGCTTAAAATAAACAGAATTATCATCGTTGGCACAATTGCCGGGAGGTCGACATAGCGAATTGTTTGCCACCTGCTTGCACCGTCGATTTTTGCAGAATCATAGAGCTGTGGATCGACACTTGCCAGCGCTGCCAAATAAATGATACTGTTCCAGCCTGCATGCTGCCATATATCTGATAGCACATAAACAGGAACAAATGCCTTTTCTGACGCCAAAAGGTTAATATCCCAACCGAAGGAATGCATAATATGCCCAACAACGCCTGAGTTAGGGGACAAAAGAACATTAAGCAAGCCCACCATAACTACCAAGGAAATGAAATGTGGCAAATAAACGGTCGTTTGGATCGCTTTTTTCCATCGCTTCCAAATGACTTGATTTATGATTAATGCAAGGATGATTGGTGCAGGGAAGCCAAGTATAATCGTCGCAAGGCTGATTACTACAGTGTTTTTCATCAAGTCGGCAAACATATAGCTGTTAATGAATTCCTTAAAGTAATGAAGCCCAACCCACTCTCCGCCTGTAATGCCCTTCGTGAAGTCATATTCTCTAAACGCTAACTGCACACCATACATCGGGATATAATTAAAGATGATAATAATGACAATCGCTGGCAGAATCATAATCCATAATTGGTAATCTCGTTTCAAGCTTTGTAAGATATTTCTTTTTTTTGCAGGCTTCGTCGTCATCTCTGGGACTGCTTTTTTTGCTTGAGGATTGATTAAGGCCACAAAGCTACCTCCCTTTTAAAAGGATGCAATTTTGAGGATTATGCTCAAATTGCATCCTTCATCATTTATGGTTACTTATTGGTTCTTTTTGTAGTCATCATAATATTTCTGCATGATTTTGATGTTTTCAGGCAACCCTGTTTTTTCGGCATTCTCTAAATATGCATCCCACTCTTTATCAACTCCGCCTTTTGTAATCCATTGCGAGTATTTCGCTAAGGCAAGGTTCATTAAGTTAGTGTTATTTAAGCTAAGCTTCGAGTTATCTTCCTTGCTGTATTTAATGAACATGCTCGGAAGAACATCATTTTCTACATCAATGGCATCTAACGCTTCTTGCAGTGGTTCTGTTTGTTTGCCGACAGACTGCATATCTGTTCCAAGCTCTAGCTTCAAATCGTCCGATACATACATTGGTCCGTTATCAGCCCATGTTGTTGTCCATTTCCATGTTCCTGGGTCCATGTTTTCATCTTTTGGCGGCAATACTTTGAAGCTGCCATCTGCATTTTCTTCAATATTTGTTCCAATCGAGCCGAATAGCACTTGCATGCTCACCTTAGGATCGTATAATTCATTGATGAATTTTAATGCGGCTTCTTTATTTTGGGACTGTGCAGATAATGTGATCATATTGACACCATAGTTTAAGCCATTATAGTCATAATCCCATGAGACTTGAACATCATCTCCTGCTGTCACTTGCAGTGGCGCCATGGAAGCATATTGTGGTGCAAGCTCATTGCCGAATCTGTCTGTCACTTCCCAGCCAAAGGTATAGCCGACCTTCGCAGTGTCTTTTTCGCCTCTAGCTAATGATTGGTATTTCGTGTAGTCCTGTGTAAATACTTCTTTATTAATCAAGCCCTCTGCGTAGCATTTATGCAAAAACTCGACAAGCTCTTTATAGCGCTCATCTGTTAGGAAGTTTTTGACCTGCCCATCCTCCACATAGTAGCCTGAACCGCTCGCATCAGTCAGTGTGATGCCGAAGCTTCCTAACAGGACAGTTGGCTGGAAGAAGCCAAAGCCGATTGTGCCCGTTGGTGAAAAGTCCATTGGAATTTCGTCATTTTTGTCTCCGTTTCCGTTTGCATCCTCATCCTTGAATGCTTTAAGAACTGTATATAGCTCATCCCAGTTTGTCGGCATTTTCAAGCCAAGATTATCAAGCCATTCTTGGTTGATGAATTGTCTTGTAGCTGTTCCAGGCCAAAATCTCTGGTATTTAGGCAGGCCGTATATCTGGCCGTCAAGCTGTGTCGCAATTGCTTTTGTTTCCGGCTTTGCATCAAACATCGCCTGGACATTTGGAAGACTTGAATCAACATCATCAGACAAATCCTCAAACAATCCTGGAAATTGCACATAATCTGCATCTGTAATGGCATTAGGACCAATAATTAAATCAGGCACATCACCACCAGCAAGCAAAGCCCCTTTCTTTTGATCCCAATCTGCCGAAACTTCCTGCCACTTAATATCAATCCCAAGACGGTCCTCTATTTCCTTGAGCCATTCAATTTTATTAACATCCTGTGTTAATGGATGCTTTGTTATGAGTGCTGTAAGCTGCGGCTTCCCATCCTTTGTGACGGCTGCCTTTTCCTCTTTGTCTGAACAGCCTGCTAAAACAAGAGCGGCGAGTGATGCAGCCAGAAAACCATAACCTAATCTTTTCATCTTGTTTTCCCCCAATAGAAAATTTTTTCGTCACTAAAACTACCGTTATCTTTTCGTTTTACCTCCTTTTATGAAAATAGCTTTAAAAGTTTATGTAATTGTGAACGTACACGAAAAAGTCCATGTGCGCTCAGCAGATACAACAAAGTTTGATAGCGTTTACATTATGCTAGAAAAATAAGAGTGAAATAAATAGTGAAGGCACTGTGTACGTACACGAAAAAAACTAAAAAAAGGAGAGGCAGTAATTGAGTAAGAATTCTAGATGAGCATGTTTGCAGGTAAGGTTTTTTTGTTTAAATGCAAGTTAATGATAACGCTTTCTTTTTAATCCGTCAATAAGATCCCCTCTGCAAATTTCTACTGATTTTGGCAAAAAAAGCAGGTTTTTTTTCATCTTTTCGCCTTTTCTATTTTCCTTCCTGTCGAAGCTTCGCCTGCAGCAACGAATCATGCGATATTTTAATTTATTAAAGGAATTAACGGAACAGCTTAAGCTAGTGGTAAGCTTCAAATCCATATAAACTAAAAAAATTTCAGCTCCCTCATAAAGCGCTAAAACTTCGTCTCGTTCTCTAATCCTTTTATAATAAATTCAACATGGTCCCCTGCCGAGGTTGACTATAGGTAGAAATAATATAGAATGCGCTTTACGTCTTACAATATGTAAAATAGATAACATCACTTCGCTGATATAAATCTTTTAATTGCACCTCTTTTTTTATTTATGTTAGTTGTTTTGGATGCATAAAATTTATTTTATAATACCACTTTTTCTATTGTCTGCATGTTTTTTTCCGCTTTCCTAATATTACAAATAGGACTTTTTTTTGAACCCTTCTTGATTACGAACGTTTGTTCTGATATATTAAATACTATAAGGAGATGATTTTCATGATACGAGACAGAGGGGCCATTAAATGGACGGCAATGATGCTGCCAGAGCATGTGCAAAGCATTAAAGACGCACTGAAGGAAGACAAAAAAATAACTCAGCCCGTCCTGGATGAGGATCAAATTCGCGAAATGGAAATGCTCATTTTAGAAAGCCTGGAATACGGATGGGTGCTTGAGTGCGAAATGTTTAAAAACGGTGAGATTTTCCATATCAGCGGCCATGTTGTATATATTGACAAGCTGAAGCAGGAAATTCGCATACAGGATACTAAAGACGGTCTACATTCTATTCCTTTTCGCAGCTTAGTAAACATTCAAAAAGATTAACAAGGAGGTGCTGCATGATGTTCGACTATTCTCAATTTCCAGATCGCTCCATTCTTTGTGTAGATATGAAAAGCTTTTACGCAAGCATTATCGCCGTCCATGAAGGCTTGGACCCTCTTACATGCCATCTTGCTGTCGTCGGCAATACAGATCGAACAGGCAGTGTTGTCCTTGCAGCATCTCCGGCTATGAAGCGTGATTTTAAAATTAAAACAGGCTCCAGGCTTTTTGAGATACCAGATGATCCGAGAATTAGCATTCATAATCCGAAAATGGGCTTGTTTGTCCGTGTCTCAACGGAAATTACCAAGCTGTTCTTCCGGTATGTCCCTCCATCAGCCGTCCACACCTATTCTGTCGATGAAAGCTTTCTTGATGTAAGCGGTCTTGAGAAGGTTTGGGGCACACCAGAGGAAATTGCAGACCAAATTCAGCGGGATATCCTTTTAGACTTCGGCTTACCATCCACAATCGGCATTGGCCCAAACATGCTGATGGCAAAGCTGTGCCTCGACTTGGCTGCAAAAAAAACGGCCAACGGCATCGCAAGCTGGTCGTATGACGATATTCCCGCAAAGCTGTGGCCCCTTTCTCCATTGCGGGAAATGTGGGGAATCGGTCGACAAGTGGAAAAAACACTGCACAGCATGGGGATATTTTCTGTCGGCCAGCTTGCTCGCTACGACCTGTCCCTTTTGGAGAAAAAATTCGGGATAATGGGCAACCAGCTGTATCACCATGCATGGGGAATTGACTTATCAGAAGTCGGTGCACCAATTATGCAGGGGCAGATCAGCTATGGAAAAAGCCAAATACTGCTTCGCGACTATAAGGACGAGAAGGAAATTAAATCGGTCATCCTTGAAATGTGCGAGGAGGTTGCCAAAAGAGCTAGAGCCCATCATCACGCAGGCAGAACAATCAGCTTTGGCCTCTCCTACAGCAAAGAGGAATTCGGCGGCGGCTTCCATCGGTCGAGAACGATTGAGAACCCAACAAATATTACGATGGATATTTACCGTGTCTGCCTCGAGCTGATGCGCGAGAATTATCATGGGCAAACAGTGCGGCAAATCTCTCTGTCTATAGGAAAATTGGAAAGAGACGATGAGGTTCAGCTCGATTTATTCGATACAAATAGCTGGAAAAAAAGAAAAATCGGCTATGTAGTTGACGGCATCCGCAACCGTTACGGTTCCGCCTCCCTGCTTCGTGCTGTTTCGTACACTTCTGGCGGCACTGCCAGACATCGAGCCAAGCTTCTTGGCGGCCATAAAAAATAGAGGATTTGCCAATTTGCTTATCGAATATACTTACAGGTTACGGAAGGCTCTTGAAAGGGGAATTTACATGTTTCTAAAAAAAATAACCCTCCTTAAAGATGACATACCGCAAGTAAGCAGCTACCCCTTTTCCATTCCAGCCATTAAAGGCTTGCGGGAATTGGAATTGACAAATAAGGTGACGTTCTTTATTGGAGAGAACGGTTCGGGAAAGTCAACACTGCTTGAGGCTGTTGCCGATAAATGCGGTTTTCATACGGCAGGAGGCGGAAAAAACAATTATTACGAAGTTCATTCTTCTCACTCTGATTTAGGTGACTATATTCGTTTATCTTGGATGCCTAAAATTACAAATGGCTTTTTTCTGCGAGCTGAATCCTTTTATCACTTTGCAACACTTCAGGATGAGCTGGAAAAGGATCCATTCACACGCACAGACTACCGGGCATACGGCGGCAAGTCTCTGTTGCAGCAATCACACGGTGAATCCTTTTTATCGCTTTTTCAGCATCGATTCAATGGGCAAGCGATTTATTTGCTGGACGAACCAGAAGCAGCCCTCTCTCCGCAAAGACAATTAACATTTATCCGTATTTTGCATGATTTGGTGGAATATGAGGACTGCCAGTTTATCATTGCCACACATTCCCCTATCCTGTTAGGCTATCCGAATGCTTCTATCTTGAACTTTGATGGTGGCGCAATAACAGAAACACAATATGAACAAACAGACAATTATCGACTCACAAAATACTTTTTACAGCATCGGGAAAAAATGCTGAATGAACTGCTAAGAGATGATTAAAACCAAGCTAACAACAAACACACCCCTTGAGGGATATTCTTCTAGGAATAGGAAAATATAAGAATATCTTCATCAACAAGGAGTCATTTATGATTGGGATGCTAGCTGCCATTATTATTTTTAATGCTGTCACCTTTTTTATGAAAAAGCGTTTAACAGGAAACCAAATTTTGCATATATGGATGTTTACAATAGTATTGCAGCTCGTTTTTGATGTGTATATTGATTTGAAATACCATGCTTATTGGTATTTATCAAAAGGAATAGACTGGATGGCAATCCCACAGCTTTTTTTGTTGGTGCCGCCGGTAAACATTATTTTCTTGAATTATTATCCATTCAAAAAAAAGGTTAAAACAAAAGCTATCTATATCGCCATATGGGTATGTGCGATCGTCCTTTACGAGCTGTTGACATTAATTCCAGAGCCATGGGGCTATTTTCATTATGGCTGGTGGCGAATTTGGTACTCCATCCTGCTAGATCCATTTTTGTTTATCATTTTAATCAAATACTATAAATTTATTTGCCGTTTGGAAGCAAAAGCTGAAAAGCATGCACCAACATAAAAATGAGTCATTATTACCACATCAAAAAAAGTAAAAATTACACAACCGAAAATACCGCTAAAAAAGACCCATTTTTCACATCGAACCAACTGGCATACTCCTTGACAATTTTTTGAATAATGATATAAAATTTACTTGGGCAAATTTTACGAAAGTAAAAGACGCAAAGCCACGGGCCTAAAGCAAAAGCAATGGCAGCCGGGTTGCAGATAAAGAATGTGAGGCTTTTATTTTGTTTATGGAGTTACAATTAGCTAACTCCGACGCAAAAGCCTATAAAAAACAACACATTTCCTGTCTAATTGCCTTAATAAATTAGAAAAGAGGAAAAGTATGTTTTATCCAACTGTTTTGAATGAAAAAACCAGTCTTCGTCATATCGTAAAAGATAGGCAATATTGCATGTGCGGGTCCAAGTACAACCCATATGCTACTCTTGAAAAACGAGATTTTAAGCGCATTGAATTCAAACAAGAACACGAAATTTCATGTCCTAGCTGCAAAAGGATGTCACATTAACACAGCGCAAAGATAATAAAAACGATAACAACCAGAAAGGGAGCTGAAGGATCAGCTCCCTTCTTCTATTTGCACAAAAAAAGCATCTTAACGGATGCCAATAACATTCATATACTCTCTAAAGCTTACTAGTAAGTCTCTTTCTTCATTATGCAATTCATAGCTTTTCATTCTTAGCTTATGTAATTCCTGGTGTAAGCTTTTATTTGCTGAATCACTTTGGAGCTGTTTCATAATTAAAATGGACTTAGCCTTCGCTTCAGATTGAGCTTTGGCTAATACTTTCATTTCATTGATAAAAGAATTCTCTTTTAGTATAGTAAACACCTCCTAAATTAGTTAATTCGACACATCCAGCTATTCCCCTTTTTTTTCAATAGAAGTGAATGAAATACTTTAGTACTTTAAACCCAAAAACATTTTATTAATACAGGAAAAATATACCTTATTCTCTTTAGAAGTAAAAGCTACAATAAAAGTAGACAAGCCTAGACATACTCAAAAATATTTTTGAGGAGGATTTCTATGATTAAATCTTTTATTTGCTATTTTCGCAGGTACCACAAATTTGATTATTACAATGACAAGTGTAAAACTTGCGGGAAGCTTAGAAAACGTCCTTAAAAGTATAGAGCCTTTATTGAGCTCTTTTTTTTGCAAAAATGCCCCCATAAATTTTTGTAATGATGTTTAAGCAGACAAGCAGTAGGGAAATAATGGAGTGTATAATGCTACAGGAGGTGTTTAGTATGTCTTCCTTAAGACTCCTTAGTGATAAATCCTTGCTATTTGCCTATAGACATGCACAGCGTTTAAAACTAGACATGGAATTTATTACAATGCTGAAACAGGAAATAACCGAGCGAAAGCTAATTCATATTGTCTTTAACAAAAACACAAAAATTCTCTATAATCAACATAATAAAGAGGATAGTTAAAATATATTGCGATTGCATTTTGGCAGAATCTAACCAAAAAATATTTTTGTAAAAGCAGAATAAAAATATTTTAATTCCTCATACTATTATTAGGACTTGTAGCTCAAAGAATAGAGCAACCGAGTTGTTCCAACAGAGAAGCAGCTTGTGTATCTTGCGGGTTCAAATCCCGCCAAGTCCTAATAGCTTACCTATATTGCTTCTATTCGTAGAAGTACACTATATAAAAACGCCTTTTCTTTTGGAAAAGGCGTTTTTTGATACTATATTTTACCATTCCCCGGGAAATTCACAAGGCTTTTCTACCTTATTTTATTAAAATGGTTTGTACTTGATTTGGCTTTATACAAATGGATATGGTATAGAGCCTATCGCTAATATGCTAAGTACATTAAAAAAACCCAAAATTTGTTCCTTAGAAATGAACGAAAGTTTTTGGCGAGTCGCTTTACACCGAATGTAAACTTTATTCCGAGCAAATCTATTTGCAGTCTGTATTTGAGCTGTAAAAGCAGTATAGGTTTACACTCGTTCTATACTTCGCTTCCAAATCATATGATGTGCGCCATTCCCCCAATAATCCTTTAACAAATAGTCAGGTTCGCCGAGTTTTTTCGTCCAGATTTTTTGAGCGATTGCATAGCCGCTGTCTAAACAATAGTGATGAATTTCTCTTATTTCCAAAGTACGGATAATGGCGTTAAGTAGCATTGTGCCAATCCCTTTATTTTGGTAATTAGGATGAACAAATGCAGTACCAATCTCCATATAACCGGCTAATGCTCCATTTGTTTCCATTACAATAAGGGAGCTTGCTGGCCCATATGCAATGCAGCCAAGTAAATTCCCACTCTGTTTGTCCACTGCAGTTAAAAAATGTCTCTCTATCCCGCCGCTCGCAAAATCCGCTGAAAGATGCTCCCGCTTTTCCTTACATTCCTGCTCATAATCCTCAGTAAGCTCCTCTAAACCATTTATGATAAATGTATCTTTCAGAACAAAATCAAAAAAAGCAAATAGTTCTTCCTTATCCGATATTTGCGGCCTTCTTATTTCCACCGAAAGCATATAACCACTCCCTAAACTCCATATTTGTTCTAGTGTAATACTTTTTCAGTTATATATAAATAGAAGAAAAACAAGACCGTTTCTCCTCATAAAAACAGCTTGTATGTTTTTACAAATAATGTAATAGTAAAGAAAAAGGAGCTGTTAGTAATGAAAATGGCTTGTGGAATATTTCGTTTTGCTGAAGAAATAATTGCTTGCCGCTGCAAAAATGAGTGCATGGGCGTCCTTCGAGGGAAAATGGCGGAAATTCTAGTTAATGGGGTGGCAGAAAAATGATACCATCACCTCTACCTTGGTACTTGAGGGAAAAAGCACTTTTTATTATTTGCTTTTTAGTACCACCAATAGCATATATCATTGTTATAGGAAATAAAAAGAAACTAGAAAGAAAACGCTACTTAGAGTATTTAACATTAGCGACAATAATAGTGAGCATATGGCTTTTAAAGTTTACTCCTGGCCTTATCCGAATTACCGTCTTATTTACCATCATCCTCATACTCCTATATCGCCGTATAAAAAAGACAAAGAAGAAATAAATCATGCTTTCTTCTTTGTCTTTGTCTTTGTCTTCTTTTATAAGTATGCTTACGGTTCAGAAATGCCCAGTGCTAATAGCAGTAATAAAACAAAGCCTGTCATGAAAACAAAAAAGACAGAATTAGCCAAAATACTAAAAATGACAACAGGTTTAATTTTCGTTCTTATTCCAATTACCATCGCAACAATAAACCCAATATCGATCAGAAAGTAAATGGCAATAACAATCCACAAGTTTACGTTTGGGATTAACCTTGACAGCACGAGAACTAGAAATGCAGCAATAACTAAGGAAACCGTTAAAGCTAAAGGATTTATTCTCGATAGATTTTTGTCATTCAAAATCACATTCCCCTCTCTCTTCATATGTAATTTTATCAAAAAAATGTATATTTTCCCATCCAGAACTTATGATTCACTATTTTTTATTAAGGAGGTATGTGCAGATTGTCGTTAATTAAGGGAAATCCACTAAAAATCGTATTAATCAATACCGTGATTATTTGGTTAAGCCAATTTTTATTAATGCACACCAAATTATCCATTTTGCCTTTTCACCTTGGCTTCACTGCATTAATTTTTTTGCCTATAAATACCTTAATAAGATTGAGTAAAATAAAGCTCGACCTTTACCAACATTGGTTAAGTATTTACATAGGATTTTTTTGTTCCACTGTTATTTTTTATGTTATAGAAGCTTTATTATTAGATAGTCTAAGTGATTCTCCACCTGGCGAACCATACTTTGATTTATTTTTAATTGTTTTCATTTATGGATTTTTACAACTTTTAATTTTCATATTTATCAATGGTGTTTCCTATATTATTAATGTGTCTACAAATAAATTCTGATAACAGATGCAAGCACTACTATCAGCAACTGTTCTATTTATTACCAGTTTTATATTTTTTAGCGTACTAGATTCAGCTCCCTTGAAAGCTTAATCTATTAAATGAACGTTTAACGGAATAATGAACCGGGTACAAATTAATATAACAAGTTAAAAGGAGTGTATAACAATGGCAGAAAATAAACAAAGTGTTGCGGATAAAGTAAAAAGTGGAGTATCTAAAGTAAAAGGTGAAGTGAAAGATCAGATTGGTAACGCAAAAGGCGATAAGAGTATGCAAGCTGATGGTAAAAAGGATAAAGTCAAAGGTAAAGTACAGGAAACAACAGGTAAACTTAAAGAGGATTCCGACCATAAGTATTAAAAAAAGCAGCTGCCGTTTGGCAGCTATTTTTTTAATACTTGTCTATCTCTTTAAGTGACCTGACCACTTCCGTTCAATAGTAAATCGCCAAACACCTCTTTATAGTAACTAATAATCTATTACTATCCATACATAAAAATCCATAACTATTTTAATAGCATTATTTTTTTTCAGTTAAATATTGTATAATCTCTTATAATAAATGCGATGAAAAGAAGAGTAAGTGTGCTAAAGCATAGAACTCCAGTTGCTGAGAAAGAGGATGTAATGGCACCAGAAGCGGAAGTGATTATTATTTTAATTGTTGATTGTCGTACAAAAGACTTTCATTTAGAAGTATTTTGCTAACGTTTGTGCCCACCGACTAACCCTGAACTTTGTATTGGCATCCCACCAGGTTGAAACTGCTCATAGTAAATTACTTATCCACTTTAATATTAAATTTTCCTCTTGTTTCCCCTAATAACTCTTCTACACGACTACGGTCATTAGGATACTTCTCCAAATACAGCTCGCAATCTTCTAATAGATACTTATAAAATGTATCGTAATCTAAAACAAATTGTACATCTTCGTCCACTGCAGGTTCATCAAAATAGGAGGTTATTATACTGTCAATTGTGA is part of the Niallia taxi genome and harbors:
- a CDS encoding ABC transporter permease yields the protein MTTKPAKKRNILQSLKRDYQLWIMILPAIVIIIIFNYIPMYGVQLAFREYDFTKGITGGEWVGLHYFKEFINSYMFADLMKNTVVISLATIILGFPAPIILALIINQVIWKRWKKAIQTTVYLPHFISLVVMVGLLNVLLSPNSGVVGHIMHSFGWDINLLASEKAFVPVYVLSDIWQHAGWNSIIYLAALASVDPQLYDSAKIDGASRWQTIRYVDLPAIVPTMIILFILSMGNILNTGFEKIFLMQNPLNLPVSEVIATYVYKIGIISNQFSYSAAIGLFNTMINFVFLIAMNYIAKRFSNISLW
- a CDS encoding extracellular solute-binding protein; translated protein: MKRLGYGFLAASLAALVLAGCSDKEEKAAVTKDGKPQLTALITKHPLTQDVNKIEWLKEIEDRLGIDIKWQEVSADWDQKKGALLAGGDVPDLIIGPNAITDADYVQFPGLFEDLSDDVDSSLPNVQAMFDAKPETKAIATQLDGQIYGLPKYQRFWPGTATRQFINQEWLDNLGLKMPTNWDELYTVLKAFKDEDANGNGDKNDEIPMDFSPTGTIGFGFFQPTVLLGSFGITLTDASGSGYYVEDGQVKNFLTDERYKELVEFLHKCYAEGLINKEVFTQDYTKYQSLARGEKDTAKVGYTFGWEVTDRFGNELAPQYASMAPLQVTAGDDVQVSWDYDYNGLNYGVNMITLSAQSQNKEAALKFINELYDPKVSMQVLFGSIGTNIEENADGSFKVLPPKDENMDPGTWKWTTTWADNGPMYVSDDLKLELGTDMQSVGKQTEPLQEALDAIDVENDVLPSMFIKYSKEDNSKLSLNNTNLMNLALAKYSQWITKGGVDKEWDAYLENAEKTGLPENIKIMQKYYDDYKKNQ
- a CDS encoding YolD-like family protein is translated as MIRDRGAIKWTAMMLPEHVQSIKDALKEDKKITQPVLDEDQIREMEMLILESLEYGWVLECEMFKNGEIFHISGHVVYIDKLKQEIRIQDTKDGLHSIPFRSLVNIQKD
- a CDS encoding Y-family DNA polymerase codes for the protein MFDYSQFPDRSILCVDMKSFYASIIAVHEGLDPLTCHLAVVGNTDRTGSVVLAASPAMKRDFKIKTGSRLFEIPDDPRISIHNPKMGLFVRVSTEITKLFFRYVPPSAVHTYSVDESFLDVSGLEKVWGTPEEIADQIQRDILLDFGLPSTIGIGPNMLMAKLCLDLAAKKTANGIASWSYDDIPAKLWPLSPLREMWGIGRQVEKTLHSMGIFSVGQLARYDLSLLEKKFGIMGNQLYHHAWGIDLSEVGAPIMQGQISYGKSQILLRDYKDEKEIKSVILEMCEEVAKRARAHHHAGRTISFGLSYSKEEFGGGFHRSRTIENPTNITMDIYRVCLELMRENYHGQTVRQISLSIGKLERDDEVQLDLFDTNSWKKRKIGYVVDGIRNRYGSASLLRAVSYTSGGTARHRAKLLGGHKK
- a CDS encoding AAA family ATPase; protein product: MFLKKITLLKDDIPQVSSYPFSIPAIKGLRELELTNKVTFFIGENGSGKSTLLEAVADKCGFHTAGGGKNNYYEVHSSHSDLGDYIRLSWMPKITNGFFLRAESFYHFATLQDELEKDPFTRTDYRAYGGKSLLQQSHGESFLSLFQHRFNGQAIYLLDEPEAALSPQRQLTFIRILHDLVEYEDCQFIIATHSPILLGYPNASILNFDGGAITETQYEQTDNYRLTKYFLQHREKMLNELLRDD
- the sda gene encoding sporulation histidine kinase inhibitor Sda; translation: MSSLRLLSDKSLLFAYRHAQRLKLDMEFITMLKQEITERKLIHIVFNKNTKILYNQHNKEDS
- a CDS encoding GNAT family N-acetyltransferase, producing MLSVEIRRPQISDKEELFAFFDFVLKDTFIINGLEELTEDYEQECKEKREHLSADFASGGIERHFLTAVDKQSGNLLGCIAYGPASSLIVMETNGALAGYMEIGTAFVHPNYQNKGIGTMLLNAIIRTLEIREIHHYCLDSGYAIAQKIWTKKLGEPDYLLKDYWGNGAHHMIWKRSIERV
- a CDS encoding CsbD family protein, translating into MAENKQSVADKVKSGVSKVKGEVKDQIGNAKGDKSMQADGKKDKVKGKVQETTGKLKEDSDHKY
- the cdiI gene encoding ribonuclease toxin immunity protein CdiI, whose translation is MDEDVQFVLDYDTFYKYLLEDCELYLEKYPNDRSRVEELLGETRGKFNIKVDK